The Vigna unguiculata cultivar IT97K-499-35 chromosome 1, ASM411807v1, whole genome shotgun sequence nucleotide sequence AGTAGAGTATAATTGAATGTTCTCTTCATTAGAGTATAATTTAGGGTTGATCTTATGAATAAGGTAGAGTTTCTATTTTGTAGATTCAGTATGAGATTTCTCTTACGAACATTAGTTAGGTTGCAACACAAACATTTGAGTGctgaattgtttacattttgCATACATTACCACACCATTGGAACTCATttccattcttttcttttactgACATGATACAAAAACTGCTAGGATTCAGGGGCTAACACTGTTCATTCAGCTCTGTTGAGTTATTTGGgtttcattttcatttgaaCTTCAAATTATTGGAATTGTTTAACTGCTTCTACCTCTCTTGCACAAAAGAAGGTGAAACACCATGAAATTGTATGTGCCTAACATTTTGTGCTTCATTTCAGGGCTTTTCTGCATCATTATAGGGCTTAATAATGCGGTGACATGACATGCTGAGAtcaatttgttttgttgttctttttGGGAGTAGTTATCATATGAGTTTTTAGTGTGGACTCTATCTCATAATACTTGGATTGTGCTTAAATGTATGTTGTCTTGCCTATATTATTTACCACAGAAAGTATTTCAATGCATCTACCTCTTTGCTTCTGTTTCATTTCTCAATTTTGACCTTGTTGGCTTTTGTGAAAGTTTCTAACATTCTTTGTTaatcaatttcatattttatgaaatacaaaatattttaacatgttttcaTTCAGAAAAGTATTCTCAAAACATGTATactagttttaaattatttcaactttacaaccgtttttaaaataatttatttcttttaaatttttatttaaaaaaataaaatatgtattaaacTACTTATaaacatcaaattttaaattgttagaaGGTGACATACACTTACAATGAAGATATACAACAAATGTTATACCTAACTCCCAGAAAGAAAACATATCcaacataaattttaatgtattttagatTATTGAAAATTATGGAGAGGATGAGTtctttaaataactaaataacaGATCATCTGTGAGataatttgttgattttatgaaaattaaatgttttagacggttttcttttaactttttatatttaatatatgtatatacacatTATCTGTTAATTCTTTAAAtcatttatgaaattttgttgttatttctATACCTTGTACCTTTATTTTAGACAAAATTCCTTTAAATATTCCAATCAAATCATTACAAATATAACAAGATAATAATCAACCATTACAAATCATTATTTAGATggacttaattaaaatttagtaatcaaatccagattgatatattttttaaattatttacgaATTTTTTACTTTCTACATAAAGAATCCTTTAAAGTTACAATATCTTTATTATATGAGAATAAAATTATTCCTTCGTTAtccgaaatatatatatatatatatatatatatatatatatatatatatataatatagtctTGAGTtcgtatatttattttagtttacgTTAATCTCTATAAATTTAAGCAATAAAAGTAGTAGTCTAAAAATgtacaattaaaattatgtgtAGCGACTAAAAGATAAACTTTTCACAAATATAAAagtcaaatatataattaaaataagaaagtaTAATTAGaggtggcaatgcgggccggcccgtCCTGTTTAGGTCCGTCCCGCATAAGGCCCGCTCCGCCCCGCACATTTTATGCGGGCCGCATATTCTGGCCCGTCCCGCATATACGTTGGCCTGCGGGCCCGCAGGCTGGCCcgcttttttttatttttttttatttttttttatgataaaactttcaatgtttaaaaattgggaaactttaagaagttcacaaaattaaataaagactttggggaattagatgataaattgataattcaacattttcatcatattcatactatgacattcAGTGGCGAAACTTCACCAAAAATTTTAGGGGGgccaaattttatttgttatatataaattattatttttaattaaaaaaaagtaatttcttACATcactttttattcaaaatattcattaacttttcaatcttgtcgtagtgcaatttgattttgaaaataataaagaaatgatggtgaaaattgagatggaaataaaatgagagaaagagatgaaaacatggaagagaaaaaccaaataaaaaaatataaaaaattataatagagaaaaaaaaatatgatttttaaattttaaaaaaaatccaaaataaattaatataaataagataataatatacaaataaagtaataatatataaataaaataacaatatataagtatttttttaaaatatataaaataaagtaaaataaaaatcaattaatgtaaataaaataataatatataaatattattttttaaataacaaaaaaagcaaaaatagaAATGGTTGGGGGAGCCCTGGCTCCCCTATGTCACAACCTTGTTCCGCCTCtgatgacatacacaatgtattctttaaattttagcacattaaaaattacataatacttgtcttttccagttatacaaaaatttgaaatgttaatgcaagagttcataaaagaagtaattaatatacacaagtgcaagttttttttttttttttaaattttatgcagGCTTGCAGACTGGCTCGCGCGGGCCACGGACCTATGCGGGCTGAGCCCGCACGGGCTTGCGGGCTCACTATCCTGGCCCGCCCCACTTTTTTCTGCGGGCCTGCGGGCTGGGCTCACGGGCCAAGCCCTAATTGTCATCCCTAAGTATAATGTATAATGACTCCAAACAAAGTATTagtacaataaattaattagcaCTCATACTCTATAATTGAATAACAATGTAtcaatgcaaatattatttattgaagGAATGCTCCATGATTGGATAAAAAAATCTATAGATAATACCTGAAACAAGTCGagttttaaaaatcataatatctCACAAGGAAAACTGATATTGAATGTCCAATTGACGTAGAATCTACAATTATAAAGGCATTTTAATTGAAAAGACAATAACTATCAAATTAAAGCCAACTAAATGAAAAACATACTATTCTTTCAAATATTTGGAACATAAACAAAGAACATGTTACATAATCAGCCGTGTATCTGGGGCAGCATCTAATGTGAGCACAATTGGTGGGTTTAAATTAAATGCCTCATCTACcctcttattaaaaaaattacatttctccaaaaattatttttagtgacTAAACACTTCAACCAAAAATTGGTCAGGGACACAATCAACCAAACCCAAATGGGACTATAGAAATACCCGAGTGAATAAAACCTCATCCCCCGTTTACAGTATAATTTATGACTTCTACTTGCTCTTACAACAACATGGATTCTGGATTTTCAATATAGCCCTTGAATGCTTTTAGCCATTCCGCACCAATTGCACCTGAACAGAACAAGTGTATCGTTGGCATGTTTTACCACAAAATTAGCttaattttgagttaaaaaaacatttaagatTAAGAATGATTACCATCTATAACACGATGATCACAACTGAGGGTCACAGACATAAAAGAACCAAACTTGAATTCTTCAGCGCCTGATCCCGGAATGACCCTCCTCTCAGCTGTTCATACGAAGGTATCATTAAGAGAAAAGTGATTGCAGTtgatataagaaataaaagggGGAAATGCAAAACTGTTCTTACCAGATCCAACTGCAAGAATGCCCGACTGAGGAGGATTGATGATTGCACAGAATTGTTTGACACCAAATGGCCCTCCCAGGTTAGACACTGTAAACGTACCTCCCTGTAATGCAATTCAACCCAAGAATTTAAAAACCAGCCCAAGTAGTCTTTATTCAtagatgaataaaaataaacgtCAAACTCCAATAACCTCATAATCTTGGGGTTTCAAGCTGTTTTCTTTGGCTTTCTTTGCCAATTTTTTGACCTCCTCCCCTATCGTAGAGAGGCCTTTCTTGTCTGCATCCTGCATGTATTATGAATAGGTCAAAATGATGACCTTTAATTGGAATATACGCTAGAATGTATTTCAAATACTAGAAAGAGGCCCTTGCTCACCCTGATAACTGGAACAAAGAGCCCATTATCAGTCTGCACAGCTACATTAATATTCACATTATTATACctgcacaaaaacaaaataacaaacttaaCAATTAAAGTAATCCACAAATTTGAAGGCaataatgaaaaactaaaagacTTACTGGCGAATATAATCATTTGCCCATGAACTGTTACATTGAGGAACTTTGCGGAGAGCCAATGCAGCAGCCTAAAATCAAAGGCACAGATATAAAACGCAGTTTCTTGTACTACTATTTTTACAATGCTGGCAACGAGGTATGAATTTGTGACCACATAGTATACATAACTTGGTTAATATCTCCTTCATAGAACCGACTTAAGCTAAAAGACCTCTTTTAGTGATTTGTGAGACAAGGGTTTTGGGCCATAACTGCAAGCCAGATAGCTGAACCCTCCCCTTGAAGGTTGAGCCATGTAACAACATTTGGCTAGAATCCATTTCACTATAGTGCATTCTGCATTTTCACAACTGATAATTGTTGTGTAcacttaatttttattcaatgaaCACCAATTatcttccttttatttatttattgttaagtTAGTTccattttgttataattttattctagttTGTAGTTAGttataaataagattttatGAAAACTTGTGTGATTTTTTGCAGACTTTTTATCAtaacaaagagaagaaagaaatggaAGGGTTGTAACCAGACGCAATACATAACTTAGTTAATACACATAGTCGATATCCCCTACACACATTTAGTTAGCACACACATGGGAGACAGAAAAATCATTTACATTGCCTCCAAGGCAAGCAAAGGATCcaacatatttcatattttgcaTAATATTATTTAGCTCACAAtctatttaataaaagttagtCTGAATTTGGTTCTGTTTTACTATGATCTTAATGTAGCCAAAGAGACACAATAGGGGTCCCTTCTAGGAAGATTGGTCAAGCTAACATCAAATAAGAGAAAGGTCATTTAATATGATTTCATTTTAACTGTCATAAAGCATTCCACAAGTAGTATTTCTTAGATAAGATGTTGACCTTCCCTACTTATTAAGCACCAAATAAGCAACCAAGAAGACAAGAACAGATAGTCAGATAAAAATCCAATACCTTGATTACAAGGTCATTAACTGAAATGCGGGAGCCACCAGAGGCTTCTTGCAATGAATTGAGTTTGCCCCGCAAACTGTAGACAAAGTGTTTCAATTATCAGAAATAATATGTATGGCAGGTAaatctttcaaatattattgattatgGAGAATTACCTCATGAGTTTATCAACGCATGCATCCACTGTTAAATAGTAATGAGGAATAGTTTGCTTTGATAATAACAGCCGTGAAGCTGTGACCTGTAAAAATACatggttttatttaaaacatcCGTCATGTTTACGCAACACAACATATATTATGATCAGAACATAGAAGCAAACACACAgaaggagaaaataaaatatgccAGAAGTTATTAGCAAAAGTACCAAGAACCCGTATGAAAGTTCACAACAAAATTAGAACATCATGTGACAAGGTCCAAAAACTGGTCTTTGATTTACACTTGAAACAGAAATATCATCTAATAAAATTTCAGACTTCTTCAGCAAATTACCTTCCGTATCTGAGAGACAGGAATGTCGATATAATCCAGAGCTGCGTCTGTTGGACCCTTGGCCTTTGAGGGTGCGGAAACTTGACTAGAAGCTGGATCAGAAGCCAAAAAGGgttataatataatcaatttaatCAGCCACACATGGTAAGATATCCTAGAGCAAGCAAGACAAAGTGAGGCATTATCTAGCATAACAATGAAGTGTTTCCACTATAATAAGTACAGTATACagacaaattaatatataaatagaaagaaTTATACCTAAGAAATCTTCAATATCAGCCTTCACAATGAGTCCTTCATGTCCTGTTCCTTTAATGCTAGAGAGAGGTACCTACACCAGCGAGGGAAATAGATTATCCAGCTTTTTCCTGAAAGACCTTCAACCATATAATTTGTTATTGATAACTGACATTTTTCTCTTCAGCCAACTTTCTAGCAAGGGGACTAGCAAATACGCGATCTCCAGATGGAGTTGGTACACTAGGTTTGGAAACCTTTGCCTCAGGTTCTCGAGCAGGCTCCTTTGCCACCTCCTTTGGTGGGGATGGCTCAGATGTTTCTTTGGCAGGAGGCGCACTTGGTTCAGATGATGAAGGTTTGTAATCTTTAAACTTTCCAATATCCCCCTCATCTTCAACAGTTATAGCAATTACCTATGAAAGAAGTTCTTCATGTTACCAATAGTGATGCCTTCCATATGTCAATAGAGTCCGGagtgtaaaaaatatatgtttcttGCAATTTCAAACTGTggaacaataaataaaaagtccCTTTCAAAAAAGAGAGGAGGAGAGAGTCAAAAGATATCAATACCTCACcaactttaatttctttttcccCATCTCCACGAACTATCTTGGCCAGATAACCTTCTTCCATACTTTCCATTTCAACAGTAGCTTTATCCTATGAAATACATTTATGTCAATGTTTGCATAAGAACCTTAATAGAGGTATTATGTGTCAAGTCTCTGGTACAAGAACCATACAGTTTCAACTTCACAAAGAACTTCACCAGGAGAAACTTTATCACCTTCTTTCTTCAACCATCTTGCAATGTTACCCTGT carries:
- the LOC114194883 gene encoding dihydrolipoyllysine-residue acetyltransferase component 2 of pyruvate dehydrogenase complex, mitochondrial-like isoform X1, which produces MASHLLNHSAKVKNVSKLVHHERYILARWFSGDAQSSLNRRRDVRKTQLPESSTRNSVFEPVVNFTKRSISMASIRRGSIMGSGYTGEISPSSQVLSRRCYASASDLPPHQEIGMPSLSPTMTEGNIARWLKKEGDKVSPGEVLCEVETDKATVEMESMEEGYLAKIVRGDGEKEIKVGEVIAITVEDEGDIGKFKDYKPSSSEPSAPPAKETSEPSPPKEVAKEPAREPEAKVSKPSVPTPSGDRVFASPLARKLAEEKNVPLSSIKGTGHEGLIVKADIEDFLASSQVSAPSKAKGPTDAALDYIDIPVSQIRKVTASRLLLSKQTIPHYYLTVDACVDKLMSLRGKLNSLQEASGGSRISVNDLVIKAAALALRKVPQCNSSWANDYIRQYNNVNINVAVQTDNGLFVPVIRDADKKGLSTIGEEVKKLAKKAKENSLKPQDYEGGTFTVSNLGGPFGVKQFCAIINPPQSGILAVGSAERRVIPGSGAEEFKFGSFMSVTLSCDHRVIDGAIGAEWLKAFKGYIENPESMLL
- the LOC114194883 gene encoding dihydrolipoyllysine-residue acetyltransferase component 2 of pyruvate dehydrogenase complex, mitochondrial-like isoform X2; the encoded protein is MASHLLNHSAKVKNVSKLVHHERYILARWFSGDAQSSLNRRRDVRKTQLPESSTRNSVFEPVVNFTKRSISMASIRRGSIMGSGYTGEISPSQVLSRRCYASASDLPPHQEIGMPSLSPTMTEGNIARWLKKEGDKVSPGEVLCEVETDKATVEMESMEEGYLAKIVRGDGEKEIKVGEVIAITVEDEGDIGKFKDYKPSSSEPSAPPAKETSEPSPPKEVAKEPAREPEAKVSKPSVPTPSGDRVFASPLARKLAEEKNVPLSSIKGTGHEGLIVKADIEDFLASSQVSAPSKAKGPTDAALDYIDIPVSQIRKVTASRLLLSKQTIPHYYLTVDACVDKLMSLRGKLNSLQEASGGSRISVNDLVIKAAALALRKVPQCNSSWANDYIRQYNNVNINVAVQTDNGLFVPVIRDADKKGLSTIGEEVKKLAKKAKENSLKPQDYEGGTFTVSNLGGPFGVKQFCAIINPPQSGILAVGSAERRVIPGSGAEEFKFGSFMSVTLSCDHRVIDGAIGAEWLKAFKGYIENPESMLL